In Anaerolineales bacterium, one DNA window encodes the following:
- a CDS encoding TerB N-terminal domain-containing protein — protein MQSYTPSIGVTITYENRGTSFVKEAQKLKGKKENFANHVPFKCYWPTYSDMNGSQQQWYFYWRSQTRQNTFHPSDLSYIFIHVYEVLNLVETPDPIQAAERIRIIWLAYREKYPNLDRYLPDWGGDLLAVKVGGAQALAWWESILSVDGVDIPDSIVNIIVEKAIRANGVDALPYKIWSLLSDYQPRNKFYQKYNTDHFVDYSYEKAIKVANAHYLKTTGKSVIDQFVSERVLNYEKPVFASALIGFSHPATARLATGRDYAGSTRLANNITSIMKYAENILRKQLKFSAKLSGIELPADLAQQLDLAFQQEKTRPRKPEPIKITIDQERVASLHEESRVVSEMLATEQVGAEKELLTDLEETRTLWKSLQSSERMVLAGLLAKEWNTFEQINIALGVELEQVSVLLESINKKSLSVLGDKMVYQTADAIHLAEDFMDELEVVVKEMPPSQDDASQEGMDEPFNPWVQFFDALDPVEVEITKLLGTGGQLEETELDVIARTHNAMGNAVMDSLNEKAQVHIGQLPFYLDGTTWFVEEEYLPLLRGHLGLEVK, from the coding sequence ATGCAAAGCTATACGCCTTCCATAGGCGTCACCATCACCTATGAAAACAGGGGGACGAGCTTTGTAAAAGAAGCGCAAAAGTTGAAGGGTAAGAAGGAAAATTTTGCCAATCATGTGCCTTTCAAATGTTACTGGCCGACCTACAGTGACATGAATGGCTCGCAGCAACAATGGTACTTTTATTGGAGATCCCAGACCCGACAGAATACATTCCATCCCAGTGACCTAAGTTACATCTTCATCCATGTATATGAGGTCTTGAACCTGGTCGAAACGCCCGATCCAATTCAGGCGGCTGAAAGAATTCGTATCATTTGGCTGGCATATCGCGAAAAATATCCAAACCTGGACCGCTACCTGCCAGATTGGGGAGGCGATCTTCTGGCTGTAAAAGTTGGTGGCGCCCAGGCATTGGCATGGTGGGAGTCCATCCTGAGCGTGGATGGGGTGGATATACCCGATTCCATTGTCAATATCATTGTGGAAAAAGCAATCCGCGCCAATGGCGTCGATGCGCTTCCTTATAAGATCTGGTCCCTATTGTCCGACTACCAGCCACGAAACAAGTTTTATCAAAAATACAACACAGACCACTTCGTCGATTATTCCTATGAGAAAGCCATCAAAGTCGCCAACGCTCACTATCTCAAAACAACCGGAAAATCTGTAATCGACCAGTTCGTATCAGAACGCGTTCTCAATTATGAGAAACCTGTTTTTGCCTCCGCCTTAATCGGTTTTTCCCATCCGGCTACCGCACGTCTGGCGACCGGGAGGGATTATGCCGGTTCAACACGGTTGGCAAATAACATCACATCCATCATGAAGTATGCCGAAAACATCCTGAGAAAACAGTTGAAGTTCTCGGCAAAGTTATCCGGCATTGAACTACCCGCCGACCTTGCCCAACAGCTGGATCTGGCGTTCCAACAGGAAAAGACCCGTCCCAGAAAACCTGAGCCCATCAAGATCACCATCGATCAGGAGCGAGTCGCCTCGCTGCATGAAGAGAGTCGGGTGGTAAGCGAGATGCTGGCTACAGAACAGGTCGGTGCAGAAAAGGAATTGCTGACCGATCTTGAAGAAACCCGTACCCTTTGGAAATCCCTGCAATCCTCTGAGCGGATGGTGCTTGCCGGATTGCTTGCGAAGGAATGGAACACATTCGAACAGATCAACATCGCCCTTGGCGTGGAACTGGAACAAGTTTCCGTGCTTCTGGAATCGATCAACAAGAAATCGTTGAGTGTGCTTGGCGATAAAATGGTATATCAAACCGCCGATGCCATCCACCTGGCAGAGGATTTTATGGACGAATTGGAAGTTGTCGTAAAGGAGATGCCTCCCAGCCAGGATGACGCCTCTCAGGAAGGCATGGATGAACCCTTCAATCCGTGGGTGCAATTCTTTGACGCACTCGACCCCGTGGAAGTGGAGATCACGAAACTTCTTGGAACAGGCGGACAATTGGAGGAAACAGAACTTGATGTCATTGCCAGGACTCACAATGCAATGGGAAACGCGGTCATGGATTCATTGAATGAAAAGGCGCAGGTACACATTGGGCAACTCCCCTTTTACCTGGATGGGACAACCTGGTTTGTGGAGGAGGAATATCTCCCGCTCCTGCGCGGACATCTTGGACTTGAGGTGAAATAA
- a CDS encoding ATP-binding protein yields MSITKREAKTILTSLSAGVVPRTGLRHISVGRLSEVAALKSDLDHNREGGATVRFVIGRFGSGKSFLLQLMRTYALESKFVVADADFSPERRLFGSGDEAIATYRELMKNLSTQTRPDGNALPTIIERWISGIQTSVATESGLDHGSPEFVSQVKSRILSTLNDMQELIHGFDFGSVLAAYYQGYAENNEELKSSALRWMRGEYGTKTEAYAALKIRTIIDSDNFYDYLKVFAVFFRKIGYSGFTVCLDEAAYLYTITNSVSRKNNYEAILSIINDCLQGKAAHIGFIFGGTPEFLEDQRRGLFSYEALRSRLAGNRFLGEGLQDFTGPVIKLSSLTAEEIFVLLQKIREIHQSQAAAPVKMTDQDIHAYMEETLRRMGAREFTTPRELVREFVNLSNLLDQYPEKTWQEIVMGLPAPKEDQPQDVSISNDENPLDRFSDFKVN; encoded by the coding sequence ATGTCGATCACAAAACGCGAAGCAAAAACAATCCTGACTTCATTAAGCGCCGGTGTGGTTCCCCGAACGGGTCTTCGGCACATCTCCGTCGGACGCCTGTCGGAAGTGGCTGCCCTCAAAAGCGACCTGGATCATAACCGGGAGGGCGGCGCGACCGTTCGTTTTGTCATTGGCAGATTTGGCAGTGGTAAAAGTTTTCTACTACAGCTGATGCGCACCTATGCCCTGGAAAGCAAGTTTGTGGTGGCGGATGCGGATTTCTCTCCCGAACGCAGGCTCTTTGGTTCCGGGGATGAAGCCATTGCCACCTATCGGGAATTGATGAAAAATCTCTCGACCCAGACACGCCCGGATGGCAATGCGTTGCCAACGATCATCGAACGCTGGATCTCCGGCATCCAAACCAGTGTCGCCACAGAGAGTGGTCTGGATCACGGCTCCCCAGAGTTCGTCAGTCAAGTGAAAAGCCGGATCCTCAGCACGCTCAACGACATGCAGGAACTGATCCACGGTTTTGATTTTGGTTCCGTCCTGGCTGCCTACTATCAGGGATATGCAGAAAACAATGAAGAATTGAAATCCAGCGCCCTGCGCTGGATGCGCGGGGAATATGGCACCAAGACAGAAGCCTACGCCGCGTTGAAGATCCGAACGATCATTGACAGCGATAACTTCTATGATTATCTAAAGGTGTTTGCCGTCTTTTTCCGAAAGATCGGCTACAGCGGCTTCACGGTCTGTTTGGATGAAGCGGCTTATCTTTACACGATCACCAACAGTGTTTCCCGAAAAAATAATTACGAGGCTATCCTCTCGATCATCAATGATTGTTTGCAGGGCAAGGCGGCACATATTGGCTTTATCTTTGGCGGAACACCCGAATTTCTGGAAGATCAACGTCGCGGGTTATTCAGCTATGAGGCATTACGCTCCCGTCTGGCAGGTAATCGTTTTCTCGGGGAGGGATTGCAGGATTTCACCGGACCAGTTATCAAGTTATCTTCCCTAACCGCGGAAGAGATTTTCGTCCTGCTCCAAAAGATCCGCGAGATCCACCAAAGCCAGGCTGCAGCTCCGGTGAAAATGACAGACCAGGATATCCATGCCTACATGGAGGAAACGCTGCGCAGGATGGGCGCCAGGGAATTTACCACGCCGCGTGAACTGGTGCGTGAGTTTGTCAATCTATCGAATTTGCTGGACCAGTATCCGGAGAAGACCTGGCAGGAAATTGTCATGGGCTTGCCGGCACCGAAGGAAGACCAGCCGCAAGATGTTTCAATCTCCAATGATGAAAACCCATTGGATCGTTTCAGCGACTTCAAAGTGAACTAG